Proteins encoded within one genomic window of Acidithiobacillus sp. AMEEHan:
- a CDS encoding HAMP domain-containing sensor histidine kinase: MLRRVLGFALATVIAVAAISALALRAVQTLQDSSNTLLRVAIPLQRDALRINTLQQQAEFYERLAAVLPHQGYHETSARLVQQEQDQLTELLPKLAAYPQIAADLRAVQTQLQAFAQADANQLHAAQVLLDARLKKLSSDLQQLFQQEADRAAKARQHATWLILALVLLSALLAILVIWRVQVSLSRPLNGILAALEEMAAGRSALVAEAGPPELRAVAKSISLMQERLAEEEKLRHLFLSQISHELKTPLASARSGAELLLSERFGALDARQREILEIINRQVHELFLAIQEMLDLHALRARNLDYQLEPVAPASLLRELELRFRSLLEQKGQKLQCSVQTSRKVRADPQRLLQILSNLVTNAHKYAPAESRIEIAVAEGSEGVNFRVRDYGKGIPEPLLEKVFEEFFQVQEKGVLSKGTGLGLAITRELVEAQGGEISLHNASPGLLAEFWLPYGDVRA, translated from the coding sequence TTGCTACGACGTGTACTGGGCTTTGCCTTGGCCACCGTGATCGCCGTGGCTGCCATCAGCGCCCTCGCCTTGCGCGCCGTGCAGACTCTTCAGGATAGCAGCAACACCCTGCTCCGGGTTGCCATTCCGCTACAGCGTGACGCTTTGCGGATCAACACGCTGCAGCAACAGGCGGAATTCTACGAACGCTTGGCGGCAGTTTTGCCGCACCAGGGCTACCACGAGACCAGCGCCCGACTGGTCCAGCAGGAGCAAGACCAGCTGACAGAGCTGTTGCCAAAATTGGCGGCATACCCGCAAATCGCAGCGGATTTACGTGCCGTGCAAACGCAATTGCAGGCATTTGCTCAGGCTGATGCCAATCAGCTACATGCCGCGCAGGTACTGCTCGATGCCCGGCTGAAAAAACTCAGCAGCGACCTACAACAGCTTTTTCAGCAGGAGGCGGATCGGGCCGCCAAGGCGCGCCAGCATGCCACCTGGCTCATTCTGGCTCTGGTCCTTCTGAGTGCCTTGCTGGCCATTTTGGTGATCTGGCGCGTACAGGTCAGTCTTTCCCGTCCATTGAATGGCATTCTGGCCGCCTTGGAAGAGATGGCGGCGGGCAGGAGCGCGTTGGTTGCCGAGGCTGGCCCGCCCGAGTTGCGCGCCGTAGCAAAGAGCATTTCCCTGATGCAGGAGCGCCTGGCAGAAGAAGAAAAATTGCGCCATCTCTTTCTCAGCCAGATTTCTCACGAACTGAAAACCCCTCTGGCATCGGCCCGCTCGGGGGCAGAGCTGCTCCTGAGCGAGCGTTTTGGTGCCCTCGATGCACGGCAACGAGAAATTCTCGAGATCATCAACCGGCAGGTGCATGAACTCTTCCTCGCCATTCAGGAAATGCTCGATTTACATGCCCTGCGCGCCCGCAATCTCGATTACCAGCTGGAGCCTGTCGCGCCGGCCTCGCTGCTGCGAGAACTGGAACTGCGTTTTCGTAGCCTGCTCGAACAGAAGGGACAAAAACTGCAATGCAGCGTCCAGACCTCCAGAAAGGTACGTGCCGATCCGCAGCGTCTGCTGCAGATTCTGAGCAATCTGGTCACCAATGCCCATAAATATGCACCAGCGGAGAGTCGCATCGAGATTGCGGTTGCGGAAGGGTCGGAGGGGGTGAACTTTCGCGTGCGCGACTACGGTAAGGGAATTCCTGAACCACTGCTCGAAAAGGTGTTCGAAGAATTTTTCCAGGTACAGGAGAAAGGGGTTTTGAGCAAAGGGACGGGTCTCGGGCTGGCCATCACCCGGGAGCTGGTCGAGGCCCAGGGTGGCGAAATCTCCCTACACAACGCGAGCCCAGGACTCCTAGCGGAATTTTGGCTACCTTATGGAGATGTCCGTGCCTAA
- a CDS encoding sigma-54 dependent transcriptional regulator, with amino-acid sequence MRDEPESATIYVVDDDPDFLRVLGLWLESEGYQVVTFEHPAELQRQLEKKLPDLLISDLRMPEIDGMELLEWVQEREPELPVLLLTAHGSIPNAVAAMRGNAFAYLAKPFRYEELQEQMQAALEQWQGKQESRRLRAAIRQQANQSLLYRSRAMQGLMDDVTRVAGTQASVFLSGESGAGKERVARAIHSASPRRDGPFLAINCGAIPADVAESELFGHVKGSFTGASADHPGLIRSAHGGTLFLDEVADLPLSLQVKLLRVLQEGRVRPVGGREEFPVDIRVISATHQDIHALLSAGRFREDLYYRLHVIPLRVPSLAERPEDILLLAQHFLDREASRLHREIQGFASEAVDKLLQRAWPGNVRELENVVTQAVALSNDNWIPASAIPDSGRGTSTPAFTQLQEAKTEFERDYLQRLLRSTDGNISRAARIAGRHRTDLYKLMRKHQLRTEDFKDDGETEP; translated from the coding sequence ATGAGGGATGAGCCAGAGTCAGCAACCATCTACGTAGTCGATGACGATCCCGATTTCCTGCGGGTTCTAGGGCTGTGGCTGGAAAGCGAGGGATATCAAGTTGTCACCTTCGAGCATCCGGCAGAGCTGCAAAGACAACTGGAGAAAAAATTGCCGGATCTCTTGATCAGTGACCTGCGCATGCCGGAAATCGACGGAATGGAACTCCTCGAGTGGGTGCAGGAACGCGAGCCAGAGCTGCCCGTCCTCCTTCTCACCGCGCATGGCAGCATCCCCAATGCCGTCGCTGCCATGCGCGGGAATGCCTTCGCCTATCTGGCCAAACCGTTTCGCTACGAAGAGTTGCAAGAACAGATGCAGGCGGCCCTGGAGCAGTGGCAAGGCAAACAGGAAAGCCGTCGTTTGCGTGCAGCCATCCGCCAGCAGGCCAACCAGTCGCTGCTGTACCGCAGCCGTGCCATGCAGGGGCTGATGGACGATGTGACCCGGGTCGCCGGCACGCAGGCAAGCGTCTTTTTGTCGGGCGAAAGCGGTGCCGGCAAAGAGCGGGTGGCACGTGCTATCCACAGCGCCAGCCCGCGTCGGGATGGCCCATTTCTGGCGATCAACTGCGGTGCCATTCCAGCCGATGTCGCCGAGAGCGAACTCTTTGGTCATGTGAAAGGATCCTTTACCGGAGCCAGCGCTGACCACCCCGGACTGATTCGCAGCGCGCATGGCGGCACCCTCTTCCTCGATGAGGTGGCCGACCTCCCGCTTTCCCTGCAGGTCAAGCTGTTGCGGGTATTGCAGGAGGGTCGGGTGCGGCCCGTCGGCGGACGTGAGGAGTTTCCGGTGGATATCCGCGTCATCAGTGCCACGCACCAGGATATTCACGCACTGCTGAGCGCCGGTCGCTTTCGTGAGGACCTCTATTATCGACTGCATGTGATTCCTTTGCGGGTCCCCAGTCTTGCGGAACGTCCCGAAGACATTCTGCTGTTGGCGCAGCATTTTCTCGACCGCGAAGCCTCTCGTCTGCACCGGGAAATACAGGGTTTTGCCTCCGAGGCGGTCGACAAGCTTCTGCAACGGGCCTGGCCGGGCAATGTGCGCGAATTGGAAAACGTCGTGACCCAAGCCGTCGCCTTGAGCAACGACAACTGGATTCCTGCCAGCGCCATACCCGACTCGGGACGCGGGACAAGCACCCCGGCGTTTACCCAGTTGCAGGAGGCCAAAACCGAGTTTGAGCGCGACTATCTGCAACGGCTGCTGCGCAGCACGGATGGCAATATCTCGCGCGCTGCCCGCATTGCCGGACGGCATCGTACGGATCTCTACAAATTGATGCGCAAACACCAGTTGCGGACAGAAGACTTCAAAGACGATGGCGAGACGGAGCCCTGA
- a CDS encoding DUF502 domain-containing protein — MLPMPNPRVTIQRRWHPRRWFIQGLLISLPIGLTIYVVLMVGSWIDSIFAAPIHAIFGADIPGLGIILTLLCIFAVGFLASHVLTAWIFERLNALLERIPVLHSIYSTIQETVELLFGGKEKGFRSAVLLRQGGDLGYVVGLITRDHLPELPTIADEDCVAVFIPMSYGVGGFTCVVPRSKIIPLPDLSPQQALRFAMAGGLGSGRAARDKPLPADHAEPR; from the coding sequence ATGTTGCCAATGCCAAACCCCAGGGTAACCATCCAGCGGCGCTGGCACCCACGCCGCTGGTTTATCCAAGGCCTACTGATCTCCCTACCCATTGGCCTGACCATCTATGTCGTCCTGATGGTCGGAAGCTGGATTGACAGCATCTTTGCGGCCCCGATCCATGCCATATTCGGTGCCGATATTCCGGGCCTGGGTATTATCCTGACGCTGCTCTGCATCTTTGCGGTGGGCTTTCTGGCATCACATGTCCTTACGGCTTGGATTTTCGAGCGTCTCAACGCCCTGCTCGAAAGAATCCCCGTCTTGCACAGCATCTATAGCACCATTCAGGAAACCGTGGAGTTGCTCTTTGGCGGCAAAGAGAAAGGGTTTCGCAGCGCCGTCTTGCTACGCCAAGGCGGCGACCTAGGCTATGTCGTAGGACTGATTACCCGCGATCATCTCCCCGAGTTACCGACTATCGCCGACGAGGACTGTGTAGCCGTATTCATTCCCATGAGTTACGGTGTGGGCGGATTCACCTGCGTGGTGCCGCGCAGCAAGATTATTCCGCTACCCGATCTCAGCCCGCAGCAGGCTCTGCGCTTTGCCATGGCGGGTGGTCTCGGTAGTGGTCGGGCAGCGCGGGACAAACCGCTGCCAGCGGATCATGCAGAACCGCGATAG
- the galU gene encoding UTP--glucose-1-phosphate uridylyltransferase GalU — protein sequence MDRVRKAVFPVAGLGTRFLPATKASPKEMLPVVDKPLIQYAVEEAIAAGCDQMIFITGRGKRAIADHFDVSYELEAELEKKGKHALLEQVRAIVPSNVSVIHLRQPLPLGLGHAVSMARPVVGDEPFAVLLADDLMLADEPVLAQMVDQYHRYQAGILGVEEIPYEHSVRYGVVEARAWDEQIYQVSRIVEKPKPEEAPSNLGVVGRYILPARIFHFLESVSTGAGGEIQLTDAIARLLGERQVLAYRFHGQRFDCGDKLGYLQATINFALRHPEVGSAFARYLQEQCQSMSTAD from the coding sequence ATGGATCGTGTGCGCAAAGCAGTCTTCCCCGTAGCCGGCCTCGGTACCCGATTCTTGCCGGCAACCAAGGCCAGCCCAAAGGAGATGCTGCCTGTAGTCGACAAGCCCCTCATTCAATACGCCGTCGAGGAGGCGATCGCGGCCGGTTGTGATCAGATGATTTTCATCACGGGACGCGGCAAGCGGGCGATCGCCGACCACTTTGACGTATCCTACGAACTCGAAGCTGAACTGGAAAAAAAGGGAAAGCACGCCCTCTTGGAACAGGTCCGGGCGATCGTTCCCAGCAATGTCAGTGTCATCCACTTGCGCCAGCCCTTGCCCCTCGGGTTGGGTCATGCCGTTTCCATGGCGCGCCCGGTGGTGGGCGACGAACCCTTCGCCGTCCTCCTGGCCGACGACCTGATGCTGGCCGACGAGCCGGTACTAGCGCAAATGGTGGACCAATATCATCGCTACCAGGCGGGGATTCTCGGCGTCGAGGAAATCCCCTATGAACACAGCGTTCGCTATGGTGTCGTCGAAGCGCGCGCCTGGGACGAGCAGATCTATCAGGTCAGCCGCATCGTGGAAAAACCCAAGCCCGAGGAGGCGCCATCCAATCTGGGGGTAGTGGGGCGCTACATCCTCCCTGCCCGAATCTTCCATTTTTTGGAGAGTGTCAGCACGGGCGCCGGTGGCGAGATCCAACTCACCGATGCCATCGCCAGGCTGCTAGGCGAGCGTCAGGTCTTGGCTTATCGCTTTCACGGACAGCGCTTCGACTGTGGCGATAAATTGGGCTACCTGCAGGCTACCATCAATTTTGCGCTACGCCATCCCGAAGTCGGCTCTGCCTTCGCTCGCTACCTTCAGGAACAATGCCAGAGCATGAGCACCGCGGATTGA
- a CDS encoding DUF3579 domain-containing protein, which translates to MIIIEGVTDKGGKFRPSAWAEMLIEGVGLAHFGSDHKIHYLPMIEPATINGNAAIIMDEALEQLRPEAYKEILHFAKENHLMIHYELGTLAERRAAQKIAKQSDSRRSS; encoded by the coding sequence ATGATCATCATCGAAGGTGTCACTGACAAAGGCGGCAAGTTCCGCCCCTCGGCTTGGGCAGAGATGCTCATCGAGGGGGTTGGATTGGCGCACTTCGGCAGTGACCACAAGATCCACTACTTGCCGATGATCGAACCGGCCACCATCAACGGCAATGCGGCGATCATCATGGATGAGGCGCTGGAGCAATTGCGCCCCGAAGCCTATAAGGAAATTCTGCATTTCGCCAAGGAAAATCACCTGATGATCCATTATGAGCTTGGCACCCTCGCCGAGCGGCGCGCCGCCCAGAAAATCGCCAAGCAGTCCGACTCTCGGCGCTCTTCTTGA
- a CDS encoding 3-deoxy-D-manno-octulosonic acid transferase, producing the protein MEVCERFKEFRDRNRCVVYFPNTHSDEEPEAYSSFLAMMRVQMGIMILAPDREERFEPVYRDALKYHLQTIRHSRLFTSYVPIKTRVYFVETIALRDAFYACADFCVPGGTLSGGVVDLESPIRAGCPILFGPKMPDTAERRGLLEAGGARYAASSEEIAEQARDWLKDPSSAKETATRAQAWWRAQGHSL; encoded by the coding sequence ATGGAAGTCTGCGAGCGCTTCAAGGAATTTCGCGACCGAAATCGTTGCGTGGTCTATTTCCCCAACACCCACAGTGACGAAGAGCCGGAGGCATACAGTAGCTTTCTGGCGATGATGCGGGTGCAGATGGGAATCATGATTCTTGCCCCGGATCGCGAGGAGCGCTTCGAACCCGTCTACCGCGATGCCCTCAAGTACCACCTGCAAACCATTCGCCACAGTCGCCTGTTCACCAGCTATGTGCCGATCAAGACGCGCGTCTATTTCGTGGAAACCATCGCCCTGCGTGATGCTTTCTATGCCTGTGCGGATTTTTGTGTGCCGGGTGGTACGTTGAGTGGCGGAGTCGTGGACCTGGAAAGTCCGATCCGCGCGGGCTGCCCCATCCTGTTTGGACCGAAGATGCCGGATACGGCCGAGCGACGGGGCCTGCTGGAGGCAGGCGGCGCACGCTATGCAGCGAGTAGCGAAGAGATTGCCGAGCAGGCGCGGGACTGGCTCAAAGACCCGAGCAGTGCCAAGGAGACAGCCACCCGCGCGCAAGCCTGGTGGCGTGCCCAGGGGCACAGCCTGTAG